A DNA window from Haloactinospora alba contains the following coding sequences:
- a CDS encoding TrmH family RNA methyltransferase, which yields MSTQLRPTDIKRLNRRWRRNTHGRIGLIVESVTQPFNLGSILRSSATFGVEHLWLTGNSAEPTHPQVGKTALGTERKLDWRKLRTSGEAVSAAHEEGFSVVAVELTRDAAPLHEAALEGDVCLAVGAEDHGCSPALLSNVDATAYIPQVGQVGSLNVAVATAIALAETRRREWQSLPNGNDSSGQ from the coding sequence GTGAGCACACAGCTCCGCCCCACGGACATAAAACGGCTGAACCGCCGATGGCGCAGGAACACACACGGCCGCATCGGCCTCATCGTCGAGTCGGTGACCCAACCGTTCAACCTGGGATCCATCCTGCGAAGCAGTGCGACGTTCGGTGTGGAACACCTCTGGCTGACCGGCAACTCCGCGGAGCCGACCCATCCGCAGGTAGGGAAAACGGCCCTGGGAACGGAACGGAAACTGGACTGGCGCAAGCTCCGCACATCCGGCGAAGCAGTCAGTGCCGCCCATGAGGAGGGGTTCTCCGTGGTCGCCGTGGAGCTCACACGTGACGCGGCGCCACTGCACGAGGCAGCGCTGGAGGGTGACGTCTGCCTGGCTGTCGGCGCCGAGGACCACGGCTGCTCCCCCGCCCTGCTCTCCAACGTCGACGCGACCGCCTACATACCGCAGGTGGGCCAGGTCGGTTCCCTCAACGTCGCGGTCGCGACGGCCATCGCGCTCGCGGAGACCCGCCGCAGAGAGTGGCAGAGCCTTCCCAACGGGAATGACTCCTCGGGTCAGTGA
- a CDS encoding DMT family transporter, with amino-acid sequence MATTRTADRMWAVAVAAGLWGTSALMRDPLSQVLPAPTIVLYEHAIITLLLAPWIVPALRALLRAGPKAVAAMVVVGGGSSVLATTLFTAAFTVGDPITPQVLQKLQPLLGILLAVLLLGERLSPRYVGYALPAVAGTWILAFPDPLDVSVQGAQAAGLALGAALLWASGTVLGRLAGIRMSFMHVTAVRFTLALPVALLLVLGSGSPVLVGPTHLPMLAALAVVPGLLALSLYYWGLSRTPASRATLAELAFPLVSALVGVAVLGAELTWSQWTGAGIILACVTVMALSRSRERPTGVATPVSREPEPS; translated from the coding sequence GTGGCTACAACGCGTACCGCTGACCGCATGTGGGCAGTGGCCGTCGCGGCTGGATTGTGGGGGACCTCGGCCCTGATGCGGGACCCCCTGTCCCAGGTACTCCCCGCACCGACGATCGTCCTGTACGAACACGCCATCATCACCCTGCTGCTGGCGCCGTGGATCGTTCCGGCACTGCGCGCGCTCCTTCGTGCGGGCCCCAAGGCCGTGGCCGCCATGGTGGTGGTCGGCGGCGGGTCCTCCGTCCTCGCCACCACCCTGTTCACCGCGGCGTTCACGGTGGGGGACCCGATCACTCCCCAGGTGCTGCAGAAGCTCCAACCGTTGTTGGGCATCCTGCTGGCCGTACTGCTTCTGGGAGAACGCCTCTCCCCCCGTTACGTCGGGTACGCTCTGCCCGCCGTCGCCGGGACATGGATCCTGGCGTTCCCGGACCCGTTGGATGTCAGCGTCCAGGGTGCCCAAGCGGCCGGTCTGGCGCTGGGGGCCGCACTGTTGTGGGCGTCCGGCACGGTGCTGGGGCGTCTGGCCGGTATTCGGATGTCCTTCATGCACGTCACCGCCGTGCGGTTCACGCTCGCTCTGCCGGTCGCGCTGCTGTTGGTGCTCGGGAGTGGCTCGCCGGTGCTGGTCGGTCCCACGCATCTGCCGATGCTGGCCGCGCTGGCCGTCGTTCCGGGGCTTCTCGCGCTGTCGCTGTACTACTGGGGACTGAGCCGTACTCCCGCGAGCCGGGCCACCCTGGCCGAGCTCGCGTTCCCGCTCGTGTCAGCCCTCGTCGGGGTCGCGGTTCTCGGTGCGGAACTGACCTGGAGCCAGTGGACCGGCGCCGGGATCATCCTGGCGTGTGTGACCGTGATGGCCCTGAGCCGTTCCCGGGAGCGCCCCACCGGAGTGGCGACACCTGTCAGCAGGGAGCCGGAGCCGAGCTGA
- a CDS encoding organic hydroperoxide resistance protein yields MNVLYTADATVEGEGRTGKGSTSDDRLNVDLSVPKGLGGDDGPGTNPEQLFAVGYAACFHGALKKVAREAKASVENSTVNANVSLGREEDGMALAVELTVNLPGKDQAEAQKLVDAAHQACPYSRATRGNIDVTVTAVTS; encoded by the coding sequence GTGAACGTTCTCTACACTGCCGACGCGACCGTTGAGGGCGAGGGCCGCACCGGTAAGGGCAGTACCAGTGACGACCGGCTCAACGTCGACCTGTCCGTGCCCAAAGGTCTGGGCGGGGACGACGGCCCGGGGACGAACCCGGAGCAGCTCTTCGCCGTGGGCTACGCCGCCTGCTTCCACGGCGCGCTGAAGAAGGTCGCGCGTGAGGCCAAGGCCTCGGTCGAGAACTCCACGGTCAACGCCAACGTCAGCCTCGGCCGCGAGGAGGACGGGATGGCTCTCGCGGTGGAGCTGACCGTGAACCTGCCCGGCAAGGACCAGGCGGAGGCGCAGAAGCTCGTGGACGCCGCCCACCAGGCGTGCCCCTACTCGAGGGCGACCCGTGGCAACATCGACGTGACGGTCACCGCCGTCACATCCTGA
- a CDS encoding hemolysin family protein → MSDLHPVVALLVSVGIIALSAFFVAIEFALVAARRYRLEEAAEDSFSAQAALKSARDLSLLLAGSQLGITLCTLALGAVTKPAVHHLLEPLLHEFLPGPASAVVSFTLSLVIVTFLHLVIGEMAPKSWAISHPERSAILLAVPMRVFMWLTRPVLVLLNGMANWCLHRLGIEAVDEVAAGHGPEDLRELVDHSAKAGALEAERRDQLATALEVNSRPVREIVTPRQELAGVTPEATHTEIKNVSRSSGHLRLVVLEGDEPVGVLHVRDALVSPEKTTAADLMRPVLTIEAATPIYAALSIMRESRSHLALVEDSHGIVGLVTLQDMLDRLLVNTAA, encoded by the coding sequence GTGAGCGATCTGCATCCTGTTGTCGCGCTGCTGGTCTCGGTGGGCATCATCGCGCTCAGTGCCTTCTTCGTCGCCATCGAGTTCGCGCTCGTTGCCGCTCGCCGTTACCGGCTGGAGGAGGCCGCGGAGGACAGTTTCTCCGCGCAGGCCGCGCTGAAGAGCGCCCGTGACCTCTCTCTGCTGCTCGCGGGTTCCCAGTTGGGCATCACCCTGTGCACCCTGGCTCTGGGCGCTGTCACCAAGCCGGCGGTGCACCACCTGTTGGAACCGTTACTGCACGAGTTCCTTCCGGGCCCCGCGTCGGCGGTGGTGTCGTTCACACTGTCCCTGGTGATCGTGACCTTCCTGCACCTGGTGATCGGCGAGATGGCTCCCAAATCCTGGGCCATCTCCCACCCGGAGAGGTCGGCGATCCTCCTGGCGGTGCCGATGCGTGTGTTCATGTGGCTCACCCGCCCCGTGCTGGTGCTGCTGAACGGTATGGCGAACTGGTGCCTGCACCGTCTCGGTATCGAGGCCGTGGACGAGGTCGCGGCCGGTCACGGTCCCGAGGACCTGCGGGAGCTCGTCGACCACTCCGCCAAGGCCGGGGCTCTTGAGGCCGAGCGCCGCGACCAGCTCGCCACGGCCCTGGAGGTGAACTCGCGGCCGGTACGTGAGATCGTCACTCCCCGCCAGGAACTGGCCGGCGTCACGCCCGAGGCCACCCACACCGAGATCAAGAACGTCTCCCGCAGTTCCGGACACCTGAGGCTCGTCGTCCTCGAGGGCGACGAGCCGGTCGGGGTCCTGCACGTACGGGACGCGCTGGTCAGTCCGGAGAAGACCACTGCCGCGGACCTGATGCGTCCGGTGCTGACGATTGAGGCCGCAACCCCCATCTACGCGGCACTGAGTATCATGCGGGAGAGTCGCAGCCATCTGGCTCTGGTGGAGGACAGCCACGGGATCGTCGGGCTGGTAACGCTGCAGGACATGTTGGACCGGCTGCTGGTGAACACGGCCGCCTGA
- a CDS encoding hemolysin family protein: MSVVLSILFGAVVVIAITAATGYFVAQEFGFMAVDRSRLQAQAAEGDTGARRALNVTGRTSFMLSGAQLGITVTGLLVGYVAEPMIGSGIGELFGGINVPTGVGLAVGTALALMFSTVVQMVFGELFAKNLAIARPEPLARRIAWSTNAYLRVFGWLIWLFDQAAILVLKAVRITPVEDVRHAATPRDLERIVEESRESGDLPAELSTLLDRTLDFHDRTAGHAMIPRPQVTTVENGEPVSRVVELMASGHSRFPVLGHGLDDIVGVVCLRDVLALDDRDLTSITIGDVARPAVMVPAPLPLPAALGRLRESDEEFACVVDEYGGLAGVITTEDISEELVGEIADEHDPEDAGEIRVGEDGSWLLPGALHIDEVERLIGHDLPKNDYETIGGLVIHELRRLPEPGDCIQVELPRHPGAHEDDPQYSVSVSVREVDRHVPETVRLELHETRVAEPTSPDREVNA; the protein is encoded by the coding sequence GTGAGCGTCGTCCTCAGCATCCTTTTCGGAGCGGTGGTAGTCATCGCCATCACGGCGGCGACCGGGTACTTCGTCGCCCAGGAGTTCGGTTTCATGGCGGTGGACCGCTCCCGTCTACAAGCGCAGGCCGCGGAGGGGGACACCGGAGCGCGGCGCGCTCTGAACGTCACCGGACGAACGTCCTTCATGCTCTCCGGTGCGCAGCTGGGTATCACCGTTACCGGGCTACTCGTCGGCTACGTCGCCGAACCGATGATCGGTTCCGGAATCGGCGAGCTGTTCGGCGGGATCAACGTCCCCACCGGTGTCGGACTGGCGGTGGGGACCGCTCTGGCCCTGATGTTCTCCACCGTGGTGCAGATGGTCTTCGGCGAGCTGTTCGCCAAGAATCTCGCGATCGCCCGGCCCGAACCGCTCGCCCGCCGGATCGCCTGGTCCACCAACGCCTACCTGCGCGTTTTCGGCTGGCTGATCTGGTTGTTCGACCAGGCGGCGATCCTGGTGCTCAAAGCCGTACGGATCACTCCGGTGGAGGACGTCCGCCATGCCGCCACCCCACGCGACCTCGAACGTATCGTGGAAGAGTCGCGCGAGAGCGGTGACCTTCCGGCCGAACTCTCCACTCTGCTCGACCGCACGCTGGACTTCCACGACCGCACCGCCGGGCACGCCATGATCCCGCGCCCGCAGGTCACCACGGTCGAGAACGGGGAGCCGGTCAGTCGGGTCGTCGAACTGATGGCCTCCGGCCACTCCCGTTTCCCCGTGCTGGGCCACGGCCTGGACGACATCGTCGGTGTGGTCTGCCTGCGGGACGTGCTCGCGCTGGACGACCGCGACCTGACCTCGATCACGATAGGCGACGTCGCACGTCCGGCGGTGATGGTTCCGGCACCGCTGCCGCTCCCGGCAGCACTCGGCCGGTTACGCGAGTCGGACGAGGAGTTCGCCTGCGTCGTCGACGAGTACGGCGGGCTGGCCGGCGTCATCACGACCGAGGACATCTCGGAGGAACTCGTCGGAGAGATCGCCGACGAGCACGATCCCGAGGACGCCGGCGAGATACGCGTGGGCGAGGACGGCAGCTGGCTGCTGCCAGGAGCCCTGCACATCGACGAGGTCGAACGCCTCATCGGCCACGACCTACCGAAGAACGACTACGAGACCATCGGCGGGCTCGTCATCCACGAGCTGCGCCGGCTGCCCGAACCCGGGGACTGCATCCAGGTGGAGCTCCCGCGCCATCCCGGCGCGCACGAGGATGATCCCCAGTACTCCGTATCGGTGAGTGTGCGAGAGGTCGACCGGCACGTACCGGAGACGGTGCGGTTGGAACTCCATGAGACGCGCGTCGCGGAGCCCACGTCGCCCGACCGGGAGGTAAACGCGTGA